From Daucus carota subsp. sativus chromosome 6, DH1 v3.0, whole genome shotgun sequence, the proteins below share one genomic window:
- the LOC108224449 gene encoding probable protein S-acyltransferase 7 encodes MYVVPPPKTTSELNDDGSAPLRAYQAWKGSNVFLLQGRLIFGPDIRSIFLTIFLIAVPAGVFCGFIGRKLMDEYSDSFGIWIVVVTVLFTIYVLVLLLLTSGRDPGIVPRNAHPPEPENYDGTNVVGGGQTPGLRLPRIKDVVVNGITVKVKYCDTCMLYRPPRCSHCSICNNCVERFDHHCPWVGQCIGLRNYRFFFMFVSSATLLCVYVFGICWVFILRVKDRENTSIWKAMTNYPASIVLIIYTFIAVWFVGGLTVFHLYLISTNQSTYENFRYRYDRRDNPYNRGIVENFKEVFFTSIPVSKNKFRAKVQKEPGIPPRSLSVGFVSPNLEKTMGDVEAGRKPVWDDTATGPSEIERELSNNDGVNRGGAEASQDLSRIIDVEGTEGRSILHPRRSSWGRRSGTLNIPPDVVAMASGESNRVTDSKDKNLTGGDWQ; translated from the exons atGTACGTGGTGCCTCCGCCTAAAACTACATCGGAATTAAACGACGACGGATCCGCCCCCCTCCGTGCTTATCAGGCATGGAAAGGAAGCAAT GTTTTTCTTCTTCAGGGGAGGTTGATTTTTGGACCAGATATAAGATCAATCTTCCTAACAATATTTCTTATAGCAGTTCCTGCTGGTGTTTTTTGTGGCTTTATTGGCAGAAAACTAATGGATGAATATTCTGATAGTTTTGGAATCTGGATTGTTGTTGTTACTGTGCTGTTCACAATTTAT GTGCTGGTGCTTCTTCTACTTACTTCTGGAAGAGATCCTGGTATTGTTCCTCGCAATGCACACCCTCCGGAGCCAGAAAACTATGATGGGACCAACGTGGTTGGGGGTGGACAAACTCCAGGACTACGTTTGCCTCGCATTAAAGATGTAGTTGTCAACGGTATAACTGTGAAAGTCAAATATTGTGATACCTGCATGCTTTATAGACCTCCTCGGTGTTCACATTGCTCAATATGCAACAACTGCGTGGAGCGGTTTGACCATCACTGCCCTTGGGTTGGACAATGTATTGGATTG CGGAACTACCGTTTCTTCTTCATGTTTGTCTCTTCAGCAACGCTGCTTTGCGTGTATGTCTTTGGTATTTGTTGGGTCTTCATTTTAAGAGTGAAGGATAGGGAGAATACATCCATCTGGAAGGCAATGACTAATTACCCTGCATCCATTGTGTTAATAATATACACATTCATTGCAGTCTGGTTTGTTGGGGGTCTTACAGTTTTCCATCTTTATCTAATCAGTACAAACCAG TCAACCTATGAAAATTTTAGATACCGATATGATCGACGAGACAATCCATATAACAGAGGGATTGTTGAGAACTTCAAGGAGGTATTTTTTACTAGCATTCCTGTATCTAAGAACAAATTTAGGGCGAAAGTGCAGAAAGAGCCTGGTATCCCACCTAGGTCACTCAGTGTAGGTTTCGTTAGCCCAAACTTAGAGAAAACCATGGGAGATGTAGAAGCAGGGAGGAAACCAGTTTGGGATGACACCGCAACAGGGCCAAGTGAAATCGAAAGAGAACTCAGTAATAATGATGGTGTGAATAGGGGAGGTGCAGAGGCCTCACAGGACTTGAGCAGAATAATTGACGTGGAAGGAACAGAAGGCCGAAGCATTCTACATCCTAGACGATCTAGTTGGGGAAGGAGAAGTGGAACTCTAAATATTCCACCTGATGTAGTTGCTATGGCATCCGGGGAATCAAATCGAGTGACTGACAGTAAAGACAAGAACTTGACAGGAGGGGACTGGCAATGA